Proteins encoded within one genomic window of Hevea brasiliensis isolate MT/VB/25A 57/8 chromosome 8, ASM3005281v1, whole genome shotgun sequence:
- the LOC110668585 gene encoding notchless protein homolog isoform X1: MWGSTSLRQVKNKGIFKPRFVAIQRHRERLVSTKHSPSIRKMDMETVNNVMCQLTDREGTALEAPLYLPQDAGPQQLQQIVNELLRNEEKLPYSFYISDEELLVPLETYLQKNKVSVEKVLSIVYQPQAVFRIRPVNRCSATIAGHKEPVLSVAFSPDGRHLASGSGDISVRLWDLNTQTPLFTCRGHKNWVLCIAWSPDGKHLVSGSKAGELQCWDPQTGKPSGSPLVGHKQWITAISWEPVHLNAPCRRFVSASEDQDARIWDVSLRKCVICLTGHKDGITCVKWGGDGVIYTGSKDRTIKVWETSQGKLIRELKGHGNRVNSMTLSTDYVLRTGAFDHTGKIYSSPEEMKKVALERYNKMKGNGPERLVSGSDDFTLFLWEPAVSEHHKTHMTGHQKLVNHVYFSPDGQWVASASFDGSVKLWNGVTGKFVAAFRGHVDYVYQISWSADSRLLLSGSKDSTLKVWDIRTRKLKQDLPGHADEVYAIDWSPDGEKVASGGKDGVLKLWMG; this comes from the exons ATGTGGGGTTCCACTTCTCTGAGACAAGTAAAAAACAAAGGAATCTTTAAGCCACGATTCGTAGCAATCCAACGGCACAGAGAACGCCTTGTAAGCACTAAGCACAGTCCCTCAATTAGAAAAATGGATATGGAAACGGTGAATAACGTGATGTGCCAACTTACCGACCGGGAAGGGACGGCTTTGGAAGCTCCCTTGTATCTTCCACAGGATGCCGGTCCTCAACAGCTTCAACAAATCGTCAATGAGCTTCTCCGCAAT GAAGAGAAGTTGCCTTACTCTTTCTACATATCAGACGAGGAGCTTCTTGTTCCACTTGAAACttacttacagaaaaataaag TTTCTGTGGAGAAGGTACTTTCCATTGTTTATCAACCACAAGCTGTTTTCCGGATCCGTCCAGTTAATCGTTGTTCAGCAACCATTGCTG GTCACAAAGAACCTGTACTTTCGGTTGCTTTTAGTCCTGATGGGCGGCATTTGGCAAGTGGCTCTGGAGATATAAGTGTTCGTCTGTGGGATCTTAATACTCAAACACCACTGTTTACATGTAGAG GACACAAGAATTGGGTTCTTTGTATTGCATGGTCACCGGATGGTAAACATCTCGTGAGTGGGAGCAAGGCTGGAGAGCTCCAATGTTGGGATCCTCAGACAGGAAAGCCATCAGGCAGTCCACTTGTG GGCCACAAACAATGGATTACTGCTATCTCTTGGGAACCAGTCCACTTGAATGCCCCATGTCGTCGGTTTGTTAGTGCTAGCGAAGATCAGGATGCACGCATATGGGATGTTTCATTAAGGAAATGTGTTATCTGTCTCACTGGTCATAAAGATGGAATAACTTGTGTGAAATGGGGTGGAGATGGAGTAATTTATACTGG CTCCAAAGATCGTACCATCAAAGTCTGGGAGACTTCACAGGGGAAGTTAATTCGGGAATTGAAG GGTCATGGGAATCGGGTAAACTCCATGACTTTGAGCACTGATTATGTTCTTCGTACTGGAGCTTTTGACCATACTGGCAAAATATATTCTTCGCCAGAGGAAATGAAAAAG GTTGCTCTGGAAAGATACAACAAAATGAAGGGCAATGGCCCTGAGAGATTAGTTTCAGGTTCTGATGATTTTACTTTGTTTCTCTGGGAACCTGCCGTTAGCGAACACCACAAAACTCACATGACAGGTCATCAAAAG cttgtaaatcatgtttaCTTCTCACCTGATGGGCAATGGGTGGCTAGTGCTTCATTTGATGGGTCAGTCAAGTTATGGAATGGTGTTACTGGAAAATTCGTTGCTGCTTTTCGAGGACATGTTGATTATGTTTATCAAATCAG CTGGTCAGCTGACAGTAGGCTTCTTTTAAGTGGAAGCAAAGACTCCACGCTGAAG GTTTGGGATATAAGGACACGGAAGTTAAAACAAGACCTTCCTGGCCATGCTGATGAG GTATATGCCATTGATTGGAGTCCGGATGGCGAGAAGGTAGCTTCTGGAGGTAAGGAtggggtattgaagttatggatGGGCTAG
- the LOC110668585 gene encoding notchless protein homolog isoform X2: MWGSTSLRQVKNKGIFKPRFVAIQRHRERLVSTKHSPSIRKMDMETVNNVMCQLTDREGTALEAPLYLPQDAGPQQLQQIVNELLRNEEKLPYSFYISDEELLVPLETYLQKNKVSVEKVLSIVYQPQAVFRIRPVNRCSATIAGHKEPVLSVAFSPDGRHLASGSGDISVRLWDLNTQTPLFTCRGHKNWVLCIAWSPDGKHLVSGSKAGELQCWDPQTGKPSGSPLVGHKQWITAISWEPVHLNAPCRRFVSASEDQDARIWDVSLRKCVICLTGHKDGITCVKWGGDGVIYTGSKDRTIKVWETSQGKLIRELKGHGNRVNSMTLSTDYVLRTGAFDHTGKIYSSPEEMKKLVNHVYFSPDGQWVASASFDGSVKLWNGVTGKFVAAFRGHVDYVYQISWSADSRLLLSGSKDSTLKVWDIRTRKLKQDLPGHADEVYAIDWSPDGEKVASGGKDGVLKLWMG, encoded by the exons ATGTGGGGTTCCACTTCTCTGAGACAAGTAAAAAACAAAGGAATCTTTAAGCCACGATTCGTAGCAATCCAACGGCACAGAGAACGCCTTGTAAGCACTAAGCACAGTCCCTCAATTAGAAAAATGGATATGGAAACGGTGAATAACGTGATGTGCCAACTTACCGACCGGGAAGGGACGGCTTTGGAAGCTCCCTTGTATCTTCCACAGGATGCCGGTCCTCAACAGCTTCAACAAATCGTCAATGAGCTTCTCCGCAAT GAAGAGAAGTTGCCTTACTCTTTCTACATATCAGACGAGGAGCTTCTTGTTCCACTTGAAACttacttacagaaaaataaag TTTCTGTGGAGAAGGTACTTTCCATTGTTTATCAACCACAAGCTGTTTTCCGGATCCGTCCAGTTAATCGTTGTTCAGCAACCATTGCTG GTCACAAAGAACCTGTACTTTCGGTTGCTTTTAGTCCTGATGGGCGGCATTTGGCAAGTGGCTCTGGAGATATAAGTGTTCGTCTGTGGGATCTTAATACTCAAACACCACTGTTTACATGTAGAG GACACAAGAATTGGGTTCTTTGTATTGCATGGTCACCGGATGGTAAACATCTCGTGAGTGGGAGCAAGGCTGGAGAGCTCCAATGTTGGGATCCTCAGACAGGAAAGCCATCAGGCAGTCCACTTGTG GGCCACAAACAATGGATTACTGCTATCTCTTGGGAACCAGTCCACTTGAATGCCCCATGTCGTCGGTTTGTTAGTGCTAGCGAAGATCAGGATGCACGCATATGGGATGTTTCATTAAGGAAATGTGTTATCTGTCTCACTGGTCATAAAGATGGAATAACTTGTGTGAAATGGGGTGGAGATGGAGTAATTTATACTGG CTCCAAAGATCGTACCATCAAAGTCTGGGAGACTTCACAGGGGAAGTTAATTCGGGAATTGAAG GGTCATGGGAATCGGGTAAACTCCATGACTTTGAGCACTGATTATGTTCTTCGTACTGGAGCTTTTGACCATACTGGCAAAATATATTCTTCGCCAGAGGAAATGAAAAAG cttgtaaatcatgtttaCTTCTCACCTGATGGGCAATGGGTGGCTAGTGCTTCATTTGATGGGTCAGTCAAGTTATGGAATGGTGTTACTGGAAAATTCGTTGCTGCTTTTCGAGGACATGTTGATTATGTTTATCAAATCAG CTGGTCAGCTGACAGTAGGCTTCTTTTAAGTGGAAGCAAAGACTCCACGCTGAAG GTTTGGGATATAAGGACACGGAAGTTAAAACAAGACCTTCCTGGCCATGCTGATGAG GTATATGCCATTGATTGGAGTCCGGATGGCGAGAAGGTAGCTTCTGGAGGTAAGGAtggggtattgaagttatggatGGGCTAG
- the LOC110668630 gene encoding phenylacetaldehyde reductase-like: protein MSREGKVVCVTGGSGYIASWLVKFLLQHGYTVKATVLDLSDPKQTEHLRALDGAKERLCLFKANLLEEGSFDSAIDGCEGVFHTACPLFYTTDPKAELIDPAVKGTLNVLRSCAKVPSLKRVIITSSMASVMFNGKPLTPDVVIDETWFSDPAYCESIKHWYLYAKTVAEKAAWKFAKEIGIDMVTIHPGFVIGPFLQPTLNVTVEVILNYINGETFPNEIYRFVDVRDVASAHIQAFEQPSANGRYCLVERVVHFSELLKIVHEQYPTLHLPEKCEDGKPFALKYEVSKEKAKSLSINFIPLEVSVVDTIECLKEKGFLGV, encoded by the exons ATGAGTAGAGAGGGAAAAGTAGTATGTGTAACAGGAGGTTCAGGTTACATAGCATCATGGCTGGTCAAGTTCTTACTCCAACATGGATATACAGTGAAAGCCACTGTTCTTGACCTAA GCGATCCAAAGCAAACCGAACACCTGCGAGCACTCGATGGAGCTAAAGAGAGACTTTGCTTGTTCAAAGCAAATTTACTGGAAGAAGGGTCTTTTGATTCTGCTATTGATGGATGTGAAGGTGTATTTCATACAGCTTGCCCCCTATTTTATACAACTGATCCCAAG GCAGAACTGATTGATCCTGCAGTGAAGGGAACACTAAACGTTCTCAGGTCATGTGCAAAAGTCCCTTCTCTCAAGAGAGTGATCATAACATCTTCAATGGCATCAGTTATGTTCAATGGAAAGCCTCTGACTCCTGATGTGGTAATTGATGAGACTTGGTTTTCAGATCCTGCCTATTGTGAGTCAATAAAG CACTGGTATTTGTATGCAAAAACCGTAGCCGAAAAGGCTGCTTGGAAATTTGCAAAAGAAATTGGAATTGACATGGTCACAATACATCCAGGGTTTGTGATAGGTCCTTTCTTACAGCCAACTCTAAATGTCACTGTGGAGGTTATTCTGAACTACATAAATG GAGAAACATTTCCTAATGAAATTTACAGATTTGTTGATGTTAGAGATGTTGCATCTGCACATATTCAAGCTTTTGAACAACCTTCTGCTAATGGCAGATATTGCTTAGTCGAAAGAGTTGTACATTTCTCAGAGTTGTTGAAGATCGTCCATGAGCAATACCCTACTCTGCATCTTCCTGAGAA ATGTGAAGATGGCAAGCCTTTCGCATTGAAATATGAAGTTTCAAAGGAGAAAGCTAAGAGTTTAAGCATCAACTTCATTCCCTTGGAGGTGAGTGTTGTGGACACCATTGAATGCCTGAAAGAGAAGGGCTTTCTTGGTGTCTGA